A window of the Harmonia axyridis chromosome 5, icHarAxyr1.1, whole genome shotgun sequence genome harbors these coding sequences:
- the LOC123681119 gene encoding uncharacterized protein LOC123681119: MKCEDIFHPACMIQANTRKTPKCIHVSIPTDGDDSSIAEKLTESPEPEVEMKILRVENYFLKQLLSECQSKNKVLLHNNELLVEKIMRLEKDNTSQDKQSKKNEVNNRFQRSRQPSPHALNTDGKSQGKQENTVDSNSAGTQSIVHKQSAKELRNMREDTEEHPQNDTSKHNLKFQKENINENSGAMNLRMSEVWTEVKNKKQTRKARNSLICKGNESSQKNIKIKGAVKRKWLYIGRISGKEVKEDDIAEYLRDTKKCEGAIIKKLDTKDAGNIDIILLSEHWLKEEQSELVELNGYKISSIYCRQIMKCGGTLVAVHDRWKSSEITEVVKLSREKDVEMAAVHIPAINTIIVALYRAPTGDFSKFMEILTEALNIISNKYSKEKVIIGGDFNIDFLKRNRESMLITNLMFSYGLKGKATTPSRVTKQSANCIDNMFTNDQDESTLITSEIHMSDHQAQLLKIKKTKTTTSLEKETIKKRLFKEENIQQIKQELSKIDWENFLASKDAKVGFTEFHNYFMSILDKWAPVKERVLLQCNQKNKIFKTRRIQEMKNKLDALQVIMSVKKDQESQTIYKKYKDIFNKEVENTLRENNKNLIEKANNKSKAMWNIIKNKKKRKFI, from the exons ATGAAGTGCGAAGATATTTTTCACCCTGCCTGCATGATACAAGCTAACACACGAAAAACACCGAAATGCATTCATGTATCAATACCAACTGATGGCGACGATTCGTCAATAGCTGAGAAATTAACTGAAAGTCCGGAACCGGAGGTAGAGATGAAAATTCTGAGAGTGGAGAATTACTTTCTAAAGCAGTTGCTTAGCGAGTGTCAGAGTAAGAATAAAGTTTTATTGCACAACAATGAATTACTTGTAGAAAAAATCATGAGATTGGAAAAAGACAACACAAGTCAAGATAAACAAAGCAAGAAAAACGAAGTAAACAATCGTTTTCAAAGATCGAGACAGCCAAGTCCACATGCACTCAATACAGATGGGAAATCTCAAGGTAAACAAGAGAATACTGTTGATTCAAATTCAGCAGGAACACAGAGTATAGTACATAAACAAAGCGCAAAAGAACTACGAAATATGAGAGAAGATACGGAAGAACATCCACAAAATGATACGTCAAAGCATAACCTAAAATTCCAAAAAGAAAACATCAATGAAAATAGTGGAGCTATGAATCTGAGAATGAGTGAAGTCTGGACTgaagttaaaaataaaaaacagacAAGAAAAGCGAGGAATAGTCTGATTTGCAAAGGAAATGAAAGttcacagaaaaatattaaaatcaagGGAGCAGTAAAGCGGAAATGGTTATACATTGGTAGAATTTCTGGAAAGGAAGTCAAAGAAGACGATATTGCGGAATATCTAAGGGACACCAAGAAATGTGAGGGAGCAATTATTAAGAAATTGGATACAAAAG ATGCTGGAAATATTGACATTATCCTCTTGAGTGAGCATTGGTTGAAAGAAGAACAAAGTGAGTTAGTTGAGCTAAATGGCTACAAGATCTCAAGTATATACTGTAGGCAAATCATGAAATGTGGAGGAACATTAGTGGCCGTACATGACAGATGGAAGTCTTCAGAAATAACAGAAGTAGTGAAACTCTCTAGGGAAAAAGATGTTGAGATGGCGGCTGTACATATCCCGGCAATAAATACAATCATTGTGGCACTGTATAGAGCCCCTACAGGAGATTTCAGCAAGTTTATGGAAATTCTAACTGAAGCGCTAAATATCATTTCCAATAAGTACAGCAAAGAAAAAGTCATTATCGGAGGAGATTTCAACATAGACTTTCTGAAGAGAAATAGAGAAAGCATGTTGATTACAAATCTCATGTTCTCATATGGATTGAAAGGTAAGGCAACTACACCATCCAGAGTAACAAAACAATCAGCAAATTGCATTGATAATATGTTCACTAATGATCAGGACGAATCAACACTGATCACGTCGGAAATACATATGTCTGATCATCAAGcccaattattgaaaattaaaaaaacaaaaacaactaCATCATTGGAAAAAGAAAccataaaaaaaagattattcAAGGAGGAGAATATTCAACAGATCAAACAAGAACTTTCCAAAATTGATTGGGAGAATTTTTTAGCCTCCAAAGATGCGAAAGTAGGTTTTACGGAATTTCACAACTATTTCATGTCAATCTTAGATAAGTGGGCACCAGTAAAGGAGAGAGTACTTTTACAATGTAaccaaaagaataaaattttcaaaacacggagaatacaagaaatgaaaaataaattagatGCTCTGCAGGTGATAATGTCTGTTAAAAAAGATCAGGAATCCCAGacgatatataaaaaatataaagatataTTCAACAAAGAAGTGGAGAACACACtgagagaaaataacaaaaatttaataGAAAAGGCCAACAATAAATCAAAAGCTATGtggaatataattaaaaacaaaaaaaaaagaaaattcatctAA
- the LOC123680885 gene encoding secreted RxLR effector protein 78-like, protein MEAEEQAGFRASRSTTDHLFTLTQVIEQKIALNQETRLLFMDLKNAYDSVTQQKLWDALERTNISVNLIKAIQEVYRDNWCQVRRGQRLSRGFSVDKGLKQGCCLSPTLFKIYLEQALKT, encoded by the coding sequence ATGGAAGCCGAAGAACAGGCGGGCTTCAGAGCGAGTAGATCAACCACCGATCACCTGTTTACTCTGACACAGGTTATTGAACAAAAGATTGCTCTGAATCAAGAAACCCGTCTTCTCTTTATGGACCTCAAAAACGCTTATGATAGTGTAACCCAACAAAAACTGTGGGACGCTTTGGAAAGAACCAATATAAGTGTAAACCTCATAAAGGCGATACAAGAGGTATATAGGGACAATTGGTGTCAAGTGAGGAGAGGACAGAGGTTGTCTAGAGGTTTCAGCGTGGATAAAGGTCTAAAGCAGGGTTGTTGTCTGTCACCCACCTTGTTCAAAATATACCTTGAGCAAGCCCTTAAAACATGA